Part of the Drosophila pseudoobscura strain MV-25-SWS-2005 chromosome 2, UCI_Dpse_MV25, whole genome shotgun sequence genome, CTCAGCCTCCACCTGATATGCGATCTGAATGATGCTGCAGAGGTTGAAGCAGGTCGGCGGCGTGGCTGGCACTTTAAGATCAAAAGTGAATTGTTTTCGGCTATTTTTCGAGACACCCTCGCCCGCCTTCTCAGCAACCACAAAGCGGTCCTTGTTGGTGTCCGGACACGGGGGCCGACTGTAGTATATAACGACCATAGTCAATCGAGCGGTGATTTCCTCAACCTGAATGGAACTGTCATTGGAGACAAGGACACCTATGGGTATGGTCTGTCCTGGTACGAAGCCACCTTGGGGCAAGGAGAGGCGAAGACTCAGTGGTTTCGAGGTGCAGGGAAAACAGCAGTAGGTCCTCTGGGATTCGACTTGAGTCGGAACCTAAAAGAAAGAAGAGATCTGAATCTAAGGGAGATTCCTGCCCCATACCTACCCTCAACATCAGGCTCTCCGTATTCAAGTCCATCACTTTAAGGACAGTAAAGCAACGATTAAAGTTCTGATCAAAGGTCCAGGGACGTAAAAACATCACATTTACAATATAACGCACTCGACCATAAGTACCCTCGAAAGATGAGGGACAGGTCAAGGGTATTTGGCAGGCAAACCGGTATGTTCTCGTGCCAGGCTCAATTGGCACGTCTAAAATGGGGATATTTTACTCctaattgtatatttttgtatacttCCTTGATCTTGCCTATGCTGGAGCTCGATCCATGCAGATATGCCTTTGTGGCCAGATAATCCACATGTCCATTAAACGACGAGCCACTCGATTGATCCCCCGAATCGTATTCGGTATCCATCCAATGTGTTTCAGCATATCCTTTTATTTTAAGTACCACAGCTAAAAATAGAGTAGACATTTATCAGTGGATTATTTTGTTAAGTAATTTtgaaacccacaaaaaactcCCCTCCAAAGAGATATGACTCACCTTTAACCTGTTTCACCTTGTCTGTTTTGATCACCACTTGACCAGAGATCACCTGCCCGGCATAGTAAATCCCCTGGGCATTGTTATTAAACTGTATCTCACAGATTACCATACTTCTGATTGATTTTTACCAATGATCACGCAACGAGTATAGTATTTTCTGTAGCCTTTCCGAAGCGTCGTCCCTCTGCAAACTGAAGACAACTGGCACTATTTATTCTGTACTTTTGGgcaatattttttgtgtgctttatTATCTTATCAATGCGataattatttatgtatttaaaaaGTTAATTTACTGCATATTTCTATTGATGTATTTACATGTGTAACTGCTGGATATGGAATGACGTGAGGAAAAAAATTGATAACTCTAGGGCTAGTGACTCGCGAAGGTTGAGGTACGAGAGATACGAGATAGctatagaaatatataattatcAGGGGGTTGTAATCTCTAAAGTATACCGTCAATAAGTCTATTGAATTTTCCCAGAAGTTTGTGGGGTAGAAATTTTCACTCAAAActcacctctctctctctctctctctgatttcGTTGCAACATTTTCTGTGGTGTTTGTGGAGAGTTAGTGGACCGATAAGATAATGCCAAAGCCCAGTCAATATTTGTTACGGGTGCGCATAGGCCAGGCTAAAACCAGAGATAGTCTCAGTCTACGCTGGGCAACGAGTGCGGTCGGATCGCTCACTGAAAACAGCTGATAACTGGAGACCCACCATCGCCGATATGTCCAAGAACTGCATGATAACGTTCGATCAGAATGAGCACGGTACCTATTTCACCGGCCAGGTGGTAACCGGGAAAGTGATTGTTAATCTGACAAAGACCAAGAAACTGCGCGGTAAGTAAACTAGGATGTGATTGGATAGggatccctatccctatcccccTTTCAAATTTCATTAACCATCTCCAGTGGCTGTCTGCTTATCTGTTTCGGGCGTATCTTATCGCCGTTGGATAATGTTGGCGTTTTCGCAATGC contains:
- the LOC4802979 gene encoding arrestin domain-containing protein 3; protein product: MVICEIQFNNNAQGIYYAGQVISGQVVIKTDKVKQVKAVVLKIKGYAETHWMDTEYDSGDQSSGSSFNGHVDYLATKAYLHGSSSSIDVPIEPGTRTYRFACQIPLTCPSSFEGTYGRVRYIVNVMFLRPWTFDQNFNRCFTVLKVMDLNTESLMLRVPTQVESQRTYCCFPCTSKPLSLRLSLPQGGFVPGQTIPIGVLVSNDSSIQVEEITARLTMVVIYYSRPPCPDTNKDRFVVAEKAGEGVSKNSRKQFTFDLKVPATPPTCFNLCSIIQIAYQVEAEVKVKGCHSGQSVHMPVTIGSVPLTKELQKQPSTWEGDLLPPEVDAKALILMEEDAVDVAVYPPSPWAADPSIPAPKFSEAKHIRTNGKRSSKSKNKSLRRAQSEKIVYTPLYAVFDLPTEMENSIEMPKNYQSEGGFINEDIDRSTWM